The Bradysia coprophila strain Holo2 chromosome IV unlocalized genomic scaffold, BU_Bcop_v1 contig_81, whole genome shotgun sequence genome has a window encoding:
- the LOC119072477 gene encoding uncharacterized protein LOC119072477, which produces MSMMLESSNMCRVCSSAGLYDIHSPIPFYLHSNVNEFSFWTKSIKVLMEEVTGFEISKDDGLPQKICTICISYLKHAASFRQQVLTNSNQLRSSSLKATHLQLGASPLPVTSEKFYPINETNVNKVAYENLKAELDLFFEDNNDLDTDDDSDDDRQSNDVNEYNPNRFTKMDTTKTAIQNFFNYSEKIFEEDVLSGFDRIEINQPDDYKERKCHACKCRFMLQESYESHMKDCIQAKLVSFITDCHQLLIVKKHKAVSTAEFMRRMIFSLKNIVKSLALSYRVITKKQPIKDTNPDVVRTENAFQGFDQRLFHATEDIAVTKKLPPPLKSMKPPSPSAVPFRDRNSKILPKSVATSTPKPQTSFAAKCTICQILFNGIGELEKHNRQTHNSSRERSSSASSNRSFVQANGAMLLDEEDYLHEGIVDVFKLRRRSPNVVNIELNSNH; this is translated from the exons atgtcGATGATGTTAGAATCATCAAATATGTGTCGTGTGTGTTCATCAGCCGGTCTTTACGACATTCACAGTCCGAtaccattttatttacattctaATGTCAATGAATTCAGTTTTTGGACCAAAAGCATAAAAGTGCTAATGGAGGAAGTGACGGGATTTGAG ATATCCAAAGACGATGGACTTCCACAAAAGATATGCACCATTTGCATATCATACTTAAAACATGCAGCCAGCTTCCGACAACAAGTCCTAACCAACAGTAATCAACTGCGAAGTTCGTCATTAAAAGCAACACACCTGCAACTGGGTGCATCGCCACTGCCAGTTACGTCAGAGAAATTCTATCCAATCAACGAGACGAATGTCAACAAAGTGGCGTACGAGAATTTAAAGGCTGAATTGGATCTATTCTTCGAAGACAATAACGATCTGGACACTGACGACGATTCGGATGACGATCGGCAGTCAAATGATGTGAACGAATACAATCCGAATAGATTTACGAAAATGGACACCACCAAGACTGCCATTCAGAATTTCTTCAATTATTCGGAAAAGATATTCGAGGAGGATGTGCTCAGCGGTTTCGATCGGATCGAAATTAACCAACCGGATGATTACAAGGAGCGCAAGTGTCATGCCTGTAAATGTCGGTTCATGTTACAGGAGTCATATGAATCTCACATGAAGGATTGCATTCAAGCGAAGCTGGTCAGTTTTATAACCGACTGCCATCAGTTGTTAATAGTTAAAAAGCATAAGGCTGTTTCCACTGCCGAATTTATGAGGCGCATGATATTTTCGCTGAAAAACATTGTCAAATCGCTGGCGCTATCATACCGAGTCATCACCAAAAAACAACCAATAAAGGACACAAACCCGGATGTAGTCCGAACTGAGAACGCCTTTCAAGGTTTCGATCAGCGCCTATTCCATGCCACTGAAGACATTGCAGTGACAAAGAAATTGCCACCGCCattgaaatcgatgaaacCGCCGTCACCATCAGCGGTACCCTTTCGAGAtagaaattccaaaattttaccgaaaagtGTTGCAACGAGTACGCCAAAACCGCAAACATCGTTCGCTGCCAAATGTACGATATgccaaattttattcaacggAATCGGTGAGTTAGAGAAACATAATCGTCAGACGCACAATTCCAGTCGCGAGAGAAGCAGTTCGGCTAGTTCGAATCGTTCGTTTGTCCAGGCCAACGGGGCAATGTTGTTGGACGAAGAGGATTATCTGCATGAGGGAATTGTGGATGTTTTTAAATTGCGTCGACGAAGCCCGAATGTCGTTAACATCGAGCTCAATTCGAATCACTGA
- the LOC119072471 gene encoding uncharacterized protein LOC119072471 isoform X1 yields MKNTESKRHGPTVQQKSKKSQRFESTIREVNIVIPPDGGYAWIIVIAAFMCNFALDGIAFSFSVAILPGLSKALNVHPSKLTVISSAQLGVSYLVGPVACAFINHYGFRSLAVCGSLVAFVGIFVASHMESFPAIITLYGVIVGIAFGMLYTAATISVGYYFEKYRALATGLASCGSSFGGLCLSPLFAYTTATKSWDFTIKVQAFLMLVCLLSAFTLKPLKPTTKVPLTQDLFNEMDTINTPSRVEFVELYKTDSMVSIDLDDKSEESRHFPQISIISSRFLPISEVKRKRRKRCLWIRDLCSSQLTHSTGKPNVMSTGPMDRKDIFYAASVAHLPEYKMAMTSENSELNRKRMVSYHLSMVLDPEMILPMEASKHSNAIEFHDDTSTCFGVPHIIHKVLGNLFDISLLKSTVFCTLALSCFCYALGYMTPYLYLQQRGETNNIPAGYTNWFISWISVGNVLGRFSSGVFVTLFSHFNECYLVGWASILAGIVTILSAYIGTDAVAVQICYCIVFGFTIAFFGALRPVVFVKLLGLKKLTNAFGLSALVLGIGVLSGTPIVTGLYEKTGSLLWTFVLSGGLFIASGVLTILAFLIDLWQKRNNKK; encoded by the exons ATGAAAAATACAGAATCGAAAAGACACGGACCAACCGTTCAacagaaaagtaaaaaatcgCAAAGATTTGAGTCGACCATTCGCGAG GTGAACATCGTTATTCCTCCGGATGGTGGCTATGCTTGGATTATTGTAATTGCTGCATTTATGTGCAATTTTGCATTGGACGGCATCGCTTTTTCGTTCAGTGTAGCCATACTGCCCGGTCTGTCCAAAGCGCTAAACGTGCACCCATCGAAATTAACGGTTATCAGTTCGGCTCAACTCGGAGTGTCCTACTTAGTCGGTCCGGTAGCTTGTGCATTCATAAATCATTATGGATTTCGTTCTCTTGCGGTTTGTGGAAGTTTGGTTGCTTTTGTCGGGATATTTGTTGCTTCTCATATGGAATCATTCCCGGCCATTATTACATTGTATGGAGTAATCG TTGGTATAGCATTTGGGATGTTGTATACGGCAGCAACCATTAGTGTtggatattattttgaaaaatatcgaGCACTAGCAACTGGACTAGCAAGTTGTGGATCAAGTTTCGGAGGTCTGTGTTTGTCACCACTATTCGCTTACACAACGGCTACCAAGTCATGGGACTTCACGATAAAGGTACAAGCGTTTTTGATGTTGGTTTGTCTGTTATCCGCATTTACTCTGAAACCGTTGAAGCCGACGACTAAAGTGCCCCTCACTCAAGatttattcaacgaaatg GACACCATTAACACCCCTTCTCGAGTGGAATTCGTTGAACTATACAAAACTGATTCGATGGTTTCCATTGACCTTGATGACAAATCCGAAGAAAGCCGACATTTTCCGCAAATTTCCATAATATCGTCGCGATTCCTTCCCATTTCTGAAGTGAAGAGAAAGAGACGTAAACGTTGTTTGTGGATACGAGACTTATGTTCGTCACAGTTAACTCACTCCACTGGAAAGCCTAATGTCATGTCAACTGGGCCCATGGACCGGAAAGATATATTTTATGCTGCGAGTGTTGCACATCTCCCGGAATATAAAATGGCAATGACATCGGAGAACAGCGAGCTGAATAGAAAACGAATGGTCAGCTACCATTTGTCGATGGTACTCGATCCTGAGATGATACTGCCAATGGAAGCTTCAAAACATTCAAATGCCATTGAATTCCATGACGATACTAGTACATGCTTTGGCGTCCCGCACATCATTCACAAAGTGTtgggaaatttatttgatatttCCTTGTTGAAGAGCACTGTCTTCTGTACACTGGCATTGTCGTGCTTCTGCTATGCACTTGGCTATATGACACCCTATCTCTATTTGCAGC AAAGAGGTGAAACCAACAACATTCCGGCGGGTTACACAAATTGGTTCATTAGTTGGATATCAGTGGGCAATGTGTTAGGCCGTTTTTCGTCCGGTGTATTTGTCACACTATTTTCCCATTTCAATGAATGCTACTTGGTCGGATGGGCATCAATTCTCGCAGGAATTGTAACAATCCTTTCAGCTTACATAGGCACAGATGCCGTTGCTGTGCAAATCTGTTACTGCATAGTGTTCGGATTTACCATTG CGTTCTTCGGTGCTCTGCGACCCGTTGTGTTTGTGAAGTTATTGGGACTGAAGAAATTAACCAACGCATTTGGCCTCTCTGCACTGGTTCTAGGCATAGGTGTATTATCCGGGACACCAATTGTAACGGGATTGTATGAAAAGACTGGATCGTTGCTGTGGACGTTCGTGCTGTCTGGGGGATTGTTCATTGCGAGTGGAGTGTTAACCATTTTGGCTTTCCTCATTGATTTGTGGcaaaaacgaaataataaaaaataa
- the LOC119072471 gene encoding monocarboxylate transporter 9-like isoform X2, with protein MKNTESKRHGPTVQQKSKKSQRFESTIREVNIVIPPDGGYAWIIVIAAFMCNFALDGIAFSFSVAILPGLSKALNVHPSKLTVISSAQLGVSYLVGPVACAFINHYGFRSLAVCGSLVAFVGIFVASHMESFPAIITLYGVIVGIAFGMLYTAATISVGYYFEKYRALATGLASCGSSFGGLCLSPLFAYTTATKSWDFTIKDTINTPSRVEFVELYKTDSMVSIDLDDKSEESRHFPQISIISSRFLPISEVKRKRRKRCLWIRDLCSSQLTHSTGKPNVMSTGPMDRKDIFYAASVAHLPEYKMAMTSENSELNRKRMVSYHLSMVLDPEMILPMEASKHSNAIEFHDDTSTCFGVPHIIHKVLGNLFDISLLKSTVFCTLALSCFCYALGYMTPYLYLQQRGETNNIPAGYTNWFISWISVGNVLGRFSSGVFVTLFSHFNECYLVGWASILAGIVTILSAYIGTDAVAVQICYCIVFGFTIAFFGALRPVVFVKLLGLKKLTNAFGLSALVLGIGVLSGTPIVTGLYEKTGSLLWTFVLSGGLFIASGVLTILAFLIDLWQKRNNKK; from the exons ATGAAAAATACAGAATCGAAAAGACACGGACCAACCGTTCAacagaaaagtaaaaaatcgCAAAGATTTGAGTCGACCATTCGCGAG GTGAACATCGTTATTCCTCCGGATGGTGGCTATGCTTGGATTATTGTAATTGCTGCATTTATGTGCAATTTTGCATTGGACGGCATCGCTTTTTCGTTCAGTGTAGCCATACTGCCCGGTCTGTCCAAAGCGCTAAACGTGCACCCATCGAAATTAACGGTTATCAGTTCGGCTCAACTCGGAGTGTCCTACTTAGTCGGTCCGGTAGCTTGTGCATTCATAAATCATTATGGATTTCGTTCTCTTGCGGTTTGTGGAAGTTTGGTTGCTTTTGTCGGGATATTTGTTGCTTCTCATATGGAATCATTCCCGGCCATTATTACATTGTATGGAGTAATCG TTGGTATAGCATTTGGGATGTTGTATACGGCAGCAACCATTAGTGTtggatattattttgaaaaatatcgaGCACTAGCAACTGGACTAGCAAGTTGTGGATCAAGTTTCGGAGGTCTGTGTTTGTCACCACTATTCGCTTACACAACGGCTACCAAGTCATGGGACTTCACGATAAAG GACACCATTAACACCCCTTCTCGAGTGGAATTCGTTGAACTATACAAAACTGATTCGATGGTTTCCATTGACCTTGATGACAAATCCGAAGAAAGCCGACATTTTCCGCAAATTTCCATAATATCGTCGCGATTCCTTCCCATTTCTGAAGTGAAGAGAAAGAGACGTAAACGTTGTTTGTGGATACGAGACTTATGTTCGTCACAGTTAACTCACTCCACTGGAAAGCCTAATGTCATGTCAACTGGGCCCATGGACCGGAAAGATATATTTTATGCTGCGAGTGTTGCACATCTCCCGGAATATAAAATGGCAATGACATCGGAGAACAGCGAGCTGAATAGAAAACGAATGGTCAGCTACCATTTGTCGATGGTACTCGATCCTGAGATGATACTGCCAATGGAAGCTTCAAAACATTCAAATGCCATTGAATTCCATGACGATACTAGTACATGCTTTGGCGTCCCGCACATCATTCACAAAGTGTtgggaaatttatttgatatttCCTTGTTGAAGAGCACTGTCTTCTGTACACTGGCATTGTCGTGCTTCTGCTATGCACTTGGCTATATGACACCCTATCTCTATTTGCAGC AAAGAGGTGAAACCAACAACATTCCGGCGGGTTACACAAATTGGTTCATTAGTTGGATATCAGTGGGCAATGTGTTAGGCCGTTTTTCGTCCGGTGTATTTGTCACACTATTTTCCCATTTCAATGAATGCTACTTGGTCGGATGGGCATCAATTCTCGCAGGAATTGTAACAATCCTTTCAGCTTACATAGGCACAGATGCCGTTGCTGTGCAAATCTGTTACTGCATAGTGTTCGGATTTACCATTG CGTTCTTCGGTGCTCTGCGACCCGTTGTGTTTGTGAAGTTATTGGGACTGAAGAAATTAACCAACGCATTTGGCCTCTCTGCACTGGTTCTAGGCATAGGTGTATTATCCGGGACACCAATTGTAACGGGATTGTATGAAAAGACTGGATCGTTGCTGTGGACGTTCGTGCTGTCTGGGGGATTGTTCATTGCGAGTGGAGTGTTAACCATTTTGGCTTTCCTCATTGATTTGTGGcaaaaacgaaataataaaaaataa
- the LOC119072484 gene encoding structural maintenance of chromosomes protein 2, producing the protein MFIKSVILDGFKSYGKRTEINGFDPEFTAITGLNGTGKSNVLDAICFVLGISNLGQVRATSLQELVFKGGQAGITKATVTIFFDNTDQEQCPIGYEKCREISVTRQVVVGGKNKYFINGKVVLQKKVSDLFCSVQLNINNPNFLIMQGRITKVLNMKPHEILSMVEEAAGTSMYESKRDQTNKLIEKKDAKLNEMDAVLKEEIEPKLQKLRQERAQYEEFQKIVREIESLTRIYISHKYLQQKKTVEDCENELQTMANFIETSQQTIADNEQKSVQIDDECAEIRRVIDTESGGQLKTLEEELQVMSKQEATVQGEKNSVASSLDAENRKLKRTEKTIKDDENALKAKEAGMAKLNSLFETLKTADAVDSNAYEESRKKYEAISSGLATNESGEASSLQDQLIVAKQQISEARTAIKTSEMDLKHSRDLLRKKQSERQNTDANYVKDKKNADHHEAEIKRLEAALSRMNYEEGSLEQLQQKQEVLQRKRRDLRSKLDQLKAYRFEFQYQDPHPNFNRNSVKGRVCNLFQVKDQRDCLALGMLAGGSLFSVVTDTDVTSKDILKRGQLQQQTTLLPINKIRGRELNANIVRTAQSLVGKENVAAALSLIDYDPEYDIIMKYVFGRTLVCKDIDTAKKVTYHPNIMTQSVTLDGDVVDPQGTLSGGSRPSGNPLLLEVAEIQEIRRSLDEIENELRAVQQQINQLQKVAQTFNQTKEQLDLCQHELNLVKGRLAKSSFEQHQQEIDELASKVESLQEVIVKSKETDKVASLKVKDIEEKLSDAKGYRERELKAATDEMKQLKKKSEESKKNWKKREQEYETMSMEIEELKKGITTATEQKQKTLEDIEQLKEKLKTIESSTSESSAAIAQLKEQVAKQKAVINSQNKELKAKLIQKDKMAKRNADLQIEIKRKQNDITKLKNDNKDGFSKITNLEKNYPWIVGDKEYFGVKNTRYDYSKEDPEEAGKKLHKAQKDKDNMERHINVKAMALLQKEEQLYEDLQKRKNIVLEDKKKILKIIVDMDKKKEIEVKNAWLKVNANFGSIFSTLLPGAEAKLVPAEGNNSLSGLTVRVGFSGLWKDSLGELSGGQRSLVALSLILAMLKFKPAPLYILDEVDAALDMAHTQNIGTMLKGHFTNSQFVIVSLKDGMFNNANVLFKTKFEDGVSAVTRTENSRKGQNRK; encoded by the exons ATGTTCATAAAGTCCGTTATACTGGACGGTTTTAAGTCATACGGGAAGCGGACCGAAATAAATGGTTTCGATCCAGAGTTCACAGCAATAACTGGATTGAACGGCACCGGAAAAAGTAACGTTTTGGACGCGATATGCTTTGTGCTGGGCATTTCAAATTTGGGACAG GTTCGTGCAACGTCTCTGCAAGAGCTTGTGTTCAAAGGCGGACAGGCTGGCATTACTAAAGCAACCGTTACAATTTTCTTCGATAATACGGATCAGGAGCAGTGTCCAATCGGCTACGAAAAATGCCGGGAAATATCCGTTACCAGACAAGTCGTTGTAGGCGGCAAAAATAAGTATTTCATCAACGGAAAAGTGGTTTTGCAAAAGAAGGTTTCCGATTTGTTTTGTTCGGTGCAGTTGAACATCAACAATccgaattttttaattatgcAAGGACGAATTACGAAAGTTTTGAACATGAAACCGCATGAG atTTTATCAATGGTTGAAGAGGCGGCTGGTACCAGTATGTACGAGTCGAAGAGagatcaaacaaacaaattgattGAGAAGAAGGATGCCAAACTTAATGAAATGGATGCT GTGCTCAAAGAGGAAATCGAACCGAAACTCCAGAAACTGCGACAAGAGCGCGCCCAGTACGAGGAGTTCCAGAAAATTGTCCGCGAAATCGAGAGCCTAACCCGAATTTACATTTCTCACAAATATCTGCAGCAAAAGAAAACTGTCGAAGACTGTGAGAACGAGCTCCAAACAATGGCGAATTTCATCGAAACGAGCCAGCAAACCATTGCGGACAACGAACAGAAATCGGTTCAAATCGATGACGAATGTGCCGAGATTCGACGGGTGATTGATACGGAGAGTGGCGGCCAATTGAAAACATTGGAAGAGGAACTTCAAGTTATGTCCAAACAGGAGGCGACCGTTCAGGGCGAGAAAAACTCGGTGGCCAGTAGTCTGGATGCGGAGAATCGGAAATTGAAACGAACGGAAAAAACCATCAAAGACGATGAGAATGCGTTGAAGGCGAAAGAGGCGGGTATGGCAAAGTTGAACAGTTTGTTTGAGACGTTGAAAACCGCTGATGCGGTGGACTCAAATGCGTACGAAGAATCGCGGAAAAAGTACGAGGCCATCAGTTCTGGTTTGGCGACGAATGAGAGTGGTGAAGCGTCTTCGTTGCAAGACCAGTTGATTG TGGCCAAGCAACAGATTTCCGAAGCGAGAACCGCTATCAAAACATCCGAAATGGATTTGAAACATTCCAGAGACTTGCTGCGCAAAAAACAATCAGAGCGTCAGAACACCGACGCAAACTATGTCAAAGACAAGAAAAATGCAGATCATCACGAAGCCGAAATCAAGCGTCTAGAG GCAGCATTGTCCCGAATGAACTACGAAGAAGGATCACTGGAACAGCTGCAACAGAAACAGGAAGTGTTGCAAAGAAAACGTCGAGATCTGCGCAGTAAACTTGATCAATTGAAGGCCTACCGTTTCGAATTTCAATACCAAGATCCCCATCCCAATTTCAATCGGAACAGTGTCAAGGGAAGGGTTTGCAATCTGTTTCAAGTGAAAGACCAACGGGACTGTCTGGCCCTAGGTATGCTGGCTGGAGGATCT TTGTTCAGCGTTGTCACCGACACAGATGTCACATCGAAGGATATTCTGAAGAGGGGCCAATTGCAGCAGCAGACTACTCTGTTgccaatcaataaaattagaGGACGCGAACTCAATGCTAACATTGTCAGAACGGCTCAGAGTTTGGtcggaaaagaaaatgtgGCTGCCGCACTGTCGCTTATTGACTACGATCCCGAATATGACATCATCATGAAGTATGTCTTCGGTCGTACGTTGGTGTGCAAAGACATTGATACGGCGAAAAAG GTCACTTACCATCCGAATATAATGACACAATCAGTTACGTTGGACGGCGATGTAGTTGATCCACAAGGTACTCTGTCCGGTGGTTCACGACCCTCTGGAAATCCGTTACTGTTAGAAGTTGCCGAAATACAAGAAATTCGACGATCACTggacgaaattgaaaatgaattgcgTGCGGTTCAGCAGCAAATCAATCAATTGCAGAAAGTTGCCCAAACATTCAATCAAACCAAGGAGCAGCTGGATCTGTGTCAGCATGAATTGAATTTGGTCAAAGGAAGATTGGCTAAGTCATCATTCGAGCAACATCAACAAGAAATCGATGAGTTAGCGTCAAAAGTTG AATCTCTGCAGGAGGTAATCGTCAAATCGAAGGAAACTGACAAAGTGGCTTCGTTGAAGGTCAAGGACATTGAGGAAAAACTTAGCGACGCTAAAGGTTATCGAGAACGTGAACTGAAAGCAGCGACCGATGAAATGAAGCAACTGAAGAAGAAGAGCGAGGAGAGCaagaaaaattggaagaagAGAGAACAG GAATACGAAACGATGAGCATGGAAATCGAAGAATTGAAGAAGGGAATAACGACAGCAACCGAACAAAAGCAAAAAACTTTAGAAGATATCGAACAGTTGAAGGAAAAG CTTAAAACCATCGAATCCAGTACCAGTGAATCATCTGCAGCTATTGCCCAATTAAAGGAACAAGTGGCCAAGCAGAAGGCCGTCATCAACTCACAAAACAAAGAATTGAAAGCGAAGCTCATCCAAAAGGATAAAATGGCGAAACGGAATGCCGACCTACAGATCGAAATCAAACGCAAACAGAATGACATCACCAAATTGAAGAATGACAACAAGGACGGTTTCTCAAAGATTACCAATTTAGAGAAAAACTATCCGTGGATCGTCGGCGACAAGGAATATTTCGGTGTGAAAAACACCCGGTACGACTATTCGAAAGAGGATCCGGAAGAGGCGGGAAAGAAATTGCACAAGGCTCAAAAAGATAAGGACAACATGGAACGACACATTAATGTTAAAGCCATGGCTCTGCTCCAGAAGGAGGAACAATTGTACGAAGACTTGCAGAAGCGCAAAAACATTGTTCTCGaagataaaaagaaaattttgaaaataatcgtCGACATGGACAAGAAGAAGGAGATTGAAGTGAAGAATGCTTGGTTGAAGGTGAACGCTAACTTTGGCAGTATATTCAGCACATTGCTGCCGGGCGCCGAAGCTAAACTTGTGCCAGCTGAGGGAAATAATTCGCTGTCCGGTCTGACAGTCCGAGTTGGATTCAGTGGATTGTGGAAAGATTCGCTGGGTGAATTAAGTGGCGGTCAACGGTCTCTGGTGGCTTTGTCCCTAATTCTGGCCATGTTGAAATTCAAACCGGCTCCGTTGTATATTTTGGATGAAGTAGACGCTGCGTTGGATATGGcccacacacaaaatattggTACGATGTTGAAAGGACATTTCACCAATTCACAG TTCGTCATTGTCTCTCTCAAAGATGGTATGTTCAACAATGCCAACGTTCTGTTCAAAACGAAATTCGAGGACGGAGTATCGGCCGTTACGAGAACCGAAAATTCGCGTAAAGGTCAGAAtcgtaaataa
- the LOC119072487 gene encoding intraflagellar transport protein 74 homolog — protein sequence MDSATSRSSNRPVSRRGGGGVAPETMTAESPIQYRPVTRSGPRPPSALRNGTASRLTSSLGGPTTGSRIGTAIGNVGNNISERPITQHGLSGLPTAHGTANRLIKDKRYWQAQLQMKMNEITRETDKLNRERQVMDRERSAKRSFEKKVKEATKELTNLQSKLTDMNIVLDSHSSGTTRQQIQQEAIAIRERNENIQSQLEMLFNERQSKEDKNKELERKINEEKAKINEMIFALSPADQERYRQHEKQLENLRAQNSEIHDQIDSLIKQKQRMEATLSTSQTRMEAARLLTKLNELVAKRNNLREEEANRLTPAQEREKLIVEVRANNQALTSMNKQMKQIEDQLTDKKETLQQIEQDLEESNSERHVKYMELKRRDETMSAFMATFRASMEEEQNNIDTLKNQITYAIEQITLQGINLKNYGITKSSILNEKNDLSSQEGLLKEYKKLSIQLKQLQILEKRTKDQKNELNAEEVSVNEEIVKFSNLDVLRDDAAAKMEEMAATLEELKKKERVTESVVQEARKRNAEIKEKLRSNENYRQISHLEEKLTDLIKENKILEESLFQTKKEFDYSELKRQAEENLNYVLEAIRNESVGF from the exons ATGGATTCAGCAACTTCACGTTCGTCTAATCGACCTGTATCTCGTAGAGGTGGAGGAGGAGTTGCGCCTGAAACAATGACAGCAGAGTCACCGATACAATATCGTCCAGTAACACGGAGTG GTCCACGACCTCCATCCGCGTTACGAAATGGAACAGCCAGCCGACTAACATCGTCGTTGGGTGGTCCAACAACAGGCAGTCGCATTGGTACTGCTATAGGAAATGTTGGAAAT AACATATCGGAGAGACCAATCACCCAGCATGGACTGAGTGGATTGCCAACTGCTCACGGTACCGCCAATCGGTTGATAAAGGACAAACGTTACTGGCAAGCTCAacttcaaatgaaaatgaacgaAATTACGCGAGAAACAGATAAGTTGAATAGAGAACGGCAAGTCATGGATCGCGAAAGGTCTGCGAAACGaagttttgagaaaaaagtcaaAGAAGCAACGAAGGAGCTTACAA ATCTTCAATCTAAATTAACGGATATGAACATTGTACTGGACAGTCACAGCAGTGGGACAACACGTCAACAAATTCAGCAAGAGGCAATCGCTATTCGGGAACGAAATGAGAACATTCAAAGTCAGTTAGAGATGCTGTTCAACGAAAGGCAATCGAAGGAAGACAAGAACAAGGAATTGGAACggaaaattaatgaagaaaaggctaaaatcaacgaaatgaTTTTCGCACTATCGCCAGCGGATCAGGAACGTTACCGTCAACATGAGAAACAACTGGAAAATCTTCGGGcgcaaaattctgaaattcacGACCAAATCGATTCTCTAATTAAACAGAAACAACGTATGGAAGCGACGTTATCCACCTCTCAAACACGGATGGAAGCTGCTCGATTGCTGACCAAGTTAAATGAACTGGTGGCTAAACGAAATAATCTGCGTGAAGAAGAGGCCAATCGTCTTACTCCAGCCCAAGAAAGGGAAAAGTTAATTGTTGAAGTGAGGGCGAACAATCAGGCCTTGACCAGCATGAATAAGCAAATGAAACAAATCGAAGATCAACTAACTGACAAAAAGGAAACGTTGCAACAAATCGAACAAGACTTGGAAGAGAGCAACTCTGAACGGCATGTCAAGTACATGGAATTGAAAAGACGAGACGAAACAATGTCTGCATTCATGGCCACGTTTCGTGCGAGCATGGAGGAAGAgcaaaata ATATTGACACACTGAAGAATCAAATAACTTATGCCATCGAACAGATTACTCTGCAGGGCATTAATTTAAAGAACTACGGCATCACAAAGTCATCGATCCTGAACGAAAAGAATGATCTCAGTTCACAAGAGGGCCTTCTCAAGGAATATAAAAAGTTGAGCATCCAGCTGAAGCAGCTGCAAATACTAGAAAAGAGGACCAAAGACCAAAAGAATGAGCTGAATGCTGAAGAAGTATCGGTTAATGaggaaattgttaaatttagtAATTTGGAT GTATTGAGAGATGATGCTGCTGCTAAAATGGAGGAAATGGCAGCTACGCTTGAAGAGTTGAAGAAGAAGGAAAGAGTGACGGAGAGTGTTGTTCAAGAAGCTAGAAAGCGAAATGCAGAAATTAAG GAAAAACTGCGAAGCAACGAAAACTATCGGCAAATATCTCATTTAGAAGAGAAACTGACCGActtgataaaagaaaataaaatcttggAGGAATCTTTGTTCCAGACGAAAAAG GAATTTGACTATTCGGAATTGAAGCGACAGGCTGAAGAGAATTTAAACTATGTCTTGGAAGCTATTAGGAATGAAAGTGTTggattttga